One Pseudostreptobacillus hongkongensis genomic region harbors:
- the murD gene encoding UDP-N-acetylmuramoyl-L-alanine--D-glutamate ligase, with the protein MIIIYGAGISGQGALKLLESKKKEVILIDDKLTELKTTDAMKMLDEKEVEYIVKSPGISFSNPFIKKAMDKNIEIKSEIDVAYEYMDKNIEVIAFTGTNGKTTTCTKMYELLKKAGFEVELGGNVGRSFAEIIYEDRRLDYIVLELSSYQLENNPTIKPHVAGIINLTPDHLSRYDSVEDYYITKFNIFRNQGKKDYIIVNMDDNEFLNISNKLQHAENYAKPRRLFISRVDKGSIFVHQNGIYVMRNLEEIYNSKFNIDQQAKLIMNKNELSLKGEHNLENVLFIIACAKICGIPNKVIRNYLREAKSIEHRMEEFFTIGESIFINDSKGTNVDSTNKAINSYPEHLCLICGGEDKKVPLVKLALDINENVDFTYIFGENRFLIEEELKKVGYKNYRMFETVDECILDIKTTFDFNHKRYFLFSPATSSFDQFKNFEVRGVYFKDKVKEILGDLNV; encoded by the coding sequence ATGATTATAATCTATGGTGCAGGAATTAGTGGACAAGGAGCTTTAAAACTTTTAGAATCTAAGAAAAAAGAAGTTATCCTTATAGATGATAAATTAACAGAATTAAAAACAACGGATGCTATGAAAATGTTAGATGAAAAAGAAGTGGAATATATAGTAAAATCACCAGGGATATCATTTTCTAATCCATTTATTAAAAAAGCAATGGATAAAAATATAGAAATAAAATCTGAAATTGATGTAGCTTATGAGTATATGGACAAAAATATAGAAGTAATTGCATTTACAGGAACTAATGGTAAAACTACTACATGTACTAAAATGTATGAATTATTAAAAAAAGCAGGGTTTGAAGTTGAACTAGGGGGTAATGTAGGAAGATCTTTTGCTGAAATTATTTATGAGGATAGAAGACTTGATTATATAGTACTTGAATTAAGTAGTTATCAACTTGAAAATAATCCAACTATTAAACCTCATGTTGCAGGAATAATAAATCTTACACCTGATCATTTAAGTAGATATGATAGTGTAGAAGATTATTATATAACTAAATTTAATATTTTTAGAAATCAAGGTAAAAAAGACTATATCATAGTTAATATGGATGATAATGAATTTTTAAATATATCAAATAAGTTACAACATGCAGAAAATTACGCTAAACCTAGAAGATTATTTATTAGTAGAGTAGATAAGGGTAGTATATTTGTTCATCAAAATGGTATATATGTCATGAGAAATTTAGAAGAAATATATAATAGTAAATTTAATATAGATCAACAAGCTAAACTTATTATGAATAAAAACGAATTAAGTTTAAAAGGAGAACATAATTTAGAAAATGTATTATTTATCATAGCTTGTGCAAAAATATGTGGTATACCTAATAAGGTTATAAGAAATTATTTAAGAGAAGCAAAAAGTATAGAACATAGAATGGAAGAGTTCTTTACTATAGGTGAATCAATATTTATTAATGATTCTAAGGGTACTAATGTTGATTCAACTAATAAAGCTATAAATTCTTATCCAGAACATTTATGCTTAATATGTGGAGGAGAAGATAAGAAAGTGCCTTTAGTTAAACTTGCACTTGATATAAATGAAAATGTAGACTTTACATACATATTTGGAGAAAATAGATTCTTAATAGAAGAAGAATTAAAAAAAGTAGGATATAAAAACTATAGAATGTTTGAAACTGTAGATGAATGTATATTAGACATAAAAACTACATTTGACTTTAATCATAAAAGATATTTCCTATTTTCTCCAGCAACTTCAAGTTTTGACCAATTTAAAAACTTTGAAGTTAGAGGTGTATATTTCAAAGATAAAGTAAAAGAAATTTTAGGAGATTTAAATGTATAA